cataatttttttatatattaaacatattttatgataatatttaaattgttcattatttaacatatacgtgttttaatattaattgtaacACGTAATTGTTTCGAGATATTAATTGAGAAACATAtttcatatatcaataaaaggttagttaaattagatttaaaaaaatatatttggccaaaatgtataaaatttttaaacttagaaaaatttcaattctacattaaaatttaaaacctaaaattatatttaacttaaaaaaactaaaaatatatttaacgttaaaaaaatattcttacaattaagaaatattggTAATTTGAAATTTGTGTCCTGGAAAAACTTATCATTATTTCGTGGAtctcttcatttcttttatgtatAACAATTAAGAGAATCTTTTTGCAacatttaaaagaaacaaaaatatttagaaaatttatgcATATAGAAAAAATGACCAAAGTGACAAGTGCGAGTTAATTACTTTCCACAATGATTACGAATATGCTAtcctattttcaattttgtcatTTTAAAATGCATCAAAAAGTATGAAACACAGACTCCATAAAATTTCCCAAATAAAAATGACTCAAATAGAAAACATATATTtcgaaatacaaaataaacatgtcTTGTTTTCTAGTTTGATTAAAGGTGAAATGTACAGCCCTAAATAACACAAATTAAGTTAACTAAAACAGTAGGGAGAATTTGAATAAAaactcagttttttttttttttaatggattgATAAAGAGGTGATTCCATAAAGTAAGTTATGTAAAtgtgtaaattaatttaaaaagtaataataccatgacacatttttatattcatttcacacagtatacaaagataaaatggtttaaaaagtataaagttttgtaatttttcaagaaaaaagagaataaaaagtaaataaaggtagggaaaatgatattttaacattaattttttgacaccattttgagaCTACATACATGTCAAAATGtagttggatgatttcaaattaaaaaaagaactttggtttttctcttccaaatatgtccttgcttcagctttttttaatttgaaatcgtccaaccacattttgaccgtccaaccatattttgacacgtgtgcagtgtcaaaatagtgtcaaaaattggtgttaaaatatcattttcctaaaagtaatgtcaaatgaatgaaaaaaatttaggtgtgtgaaaaaatcatttctctTATTCAAAACCttgatttgaaaatatatttttatgataattaattatattatgagTTTGGTTTAAGATTCACTAACCCATATGACGTCTTGGTAGTACCCCACTGTTCTTTGGCCAACTAAtagttatttgaaaaaatgaCAACATTAGTACACACTAAGAACTAGGTTACTGGCCCAGCTACTTGTACTACTACTGCTACTACCTCCTCTGCAATCATAACATTACCATGAAAATGGTCCTTAATTTTATCTCACAAGGTACAGATTTTTGGATTATGATAATTAGTGGGGATAAAGAAATCCAGTACTTATAAAGGTTACTGTGTAAGGGAAAGGGATTATTTTTCTgtccttttaaaaaatatcagtactttaaataattaaattatacaaactaactaattttctataaatatataacttttattattcaatatgttttttttaagaggAAATGAACATAAGTAGTTCACTTAGTGTTATAGTTagattctttttcatttttgaattcATAATTTGAGGAGGgaacttaatattttaagagCTTTTCTGAAAGATAATGTAAAAAAGAAGTTTACTCCTAAAAAAATGATTAGGttcatgattattttattttaatctaggGTTTGAACTATATGTGTTCAAATCATGACATGGCTGGACTGCAAATAAAATCTCACACCATGAATATTATTATACCGTCCACATTCTTTCATATACAAACgtacaaaaaaaaacatttctttttttatacaGTAAAAAATCTGTTTTGatagaatatatttattttttttgtttaatagtaTATGATCGAATTGAAATGAGTCACCTGGTTgagtaattaaaataagttaaaaaaaacacaccataaaattacatatttagttCAACTAAAGCAGTTGTGTGCTCTTATATTTTGCTCTTAAAATTCACattattgttaataattttgagaaatatTCTAAGATAGCCTTTCTTTCTCAACCCTTTTTGCTTAAATAAGAACTTAGGTTCTACAagagaatatttaattatacttaacatttaaaaaataaatatataataattatttatgttaatttttatataaaaaaaatcatggtgGTCAAAATAGTTTCATGAGTTTACCTAACATAAAagtcaaaaaataatgaaattcaatttatatatatacattactTGAATTTTAATAACTTAACAAAGtcacttaaaaaagaaaacaatttcaaGGTAGAATTAGAAAACCACAaatgaatatgttttttaatattgtatgaATTTGTtctgattttgatatagaatcCTGCACTTACATATGAATTTCTTaagtacaaaatattaaatcattttactgataaaaatacaaaagtaaaacaGGCAGCAACAAAACCAATTATGAAAGAAACAAATTCACAGGCAAGTACATAcatatgtatttttgttttttaagaaaagaagaattagAATATGATTCAAAATTCTCTCTCTCATTTGTCCAATCATCCCGTTGTAATGTCAACCGGATTCCGGTAATCACCATTGTTCGTACCTTTTTAACCGTTTCGTATATAAAATCACTTAACCTCCAACCCTTTCTTTTGCAAATAAACCTATATTTCTGagtcatatatttttatattcatcaagAAGCTAGCAAAGCTCATAGGTACAAACAAGTCTGCAATTTGATAAGAAGAAATAAAGGCTTGCCATGGCTGAAGAGTTTCAAGCTAGAATTTGCGGTGAAAACTGGTGGAGTAGTTCTATCGATTCAGCAAGAAGTGTATTTCCTGTAAGCTCATCACCTATTGCTTCTTCTCCTTGTTCCGTGGCAGCTCATAATGATGCAGGAATCTACAGCACTCGTCAAACAGATTTGAAGGCAACCAAGTGTTGTGTTGAAGAGACTAACAATTTGCTTTCCAACACCTACCTGGGTTTTTCTGATGCACACAAGTCACCCAAGACTGAATCAGCCAGAGGAAGTGACAGCTTGTTGATCGATTCCACCTTACAGATGATGGGTTTTGGCCTCGCATCTTCAACATCAGACAATTGGAATCAACATCTATTAGTGTAAGACATCACCAAAAGTAATATGTATATGATCATATATGCTTTACTTTTGCTAACATTTTCTTGTGAGAgagaattttaattaagttttttatgtaatatatgtgtggGTGGAAGGTTTGTAGTAAATGGTCCAACACTTCCACTAGGGTTGAAAAAGGTTTATTTCtcttaactttttctctttgatttcatttgaaaaaGGGAACTTCATCTTATCAAAGCATATATAGCTTATACTATAGCTCTCAATTGTTTCTTTAGCTATTGGATTCTCTAATCATGACcatatattttatcttctttttttatccCATAGTCGATGCAATGGAAGGGCAGAGAGCAATTTTGATTCCAAGCTTCGGGAAGAAACGGGAATAGATTCTTCTAATTCACAAATCCGCAGGGATTGGAACCCGAAGAGCTTCTCCTGTACTGGTGGAGGAGACCAACAAATTGATAATTTCAAGCCATTGAACCAAGAATTTTCAGTAGATTACCAGAATCTATGTTCGATAACCAGGAATGGGTTATCATCAAATCGTGATTTTGCAATTGGATCATCCACATATGGTAACCCTTCAACGTTAAGAAGCTTATATGAACCTGATCCTGATCCACAATTACCACAGCACTCACTTTTCACCAACCGTTCAATGTCCTATTCATCAAAAGCAAGTTATGGGACACCCTGCACTGAACTAACGCCAACATGGTCTAAAGTCACTACTTTTCTGAAGCCCACAACTATAGCAAAGCAACACCCTATTGGACTTCACTTTTCTAACAACACCACTTTCTGGACTGCTTCCGCCGACGCACTTCACGACATAAGAGCAGGTACCTTTGCTtcatcacaatcacaatatcAATCGCCAACTTTCGATCAAGAGAAACCCAATTGCCCAAGTACTCTATTAAACAAGGTGCTTATATGTTTCAGTTAATACAGTTTTTCATGTTCgcttaaatatatatatctagCTAGCTAGGGTTTTCTGTGGAACACTgtaattgataaatatattctGAAGTCCAGCTCAACAGTGAAGAAACTCTAGATTCAGCAACAATGGCGAAGAAAGATGCTTGTGAACCAGCATTAAAGAGGCCAAGGATTGAAACTCCGTCCCCATTACCGACTTTTAAGGTATTGTACTGTTTTTGTTTACTGCAATatttcaactttctttcttttttcactaTGCAACATTGTTCAacctttataataatttcacttTAGATTTTAATCAACTTGACATGTATGGACAGGTTCGGAAAGAGAAGCTAGGGGACCGGGTCACTGCTCTTCAGCAATTGGTTTCACCTTTCGGAAAGGTGAACATTTTCGGATATgtctctttcactttttttttcttttttaatttcccATGGAGCTACGACTACGATAGAATTGAGACCTTTACTTTCTTAGAGCACATTGAAaggtaaaaatgtaaaaactcAGATATTTTATTCTTGTTCAT
This genomic stretch from Vigna radiata var. radiata cultivar VC1973A chromosome 7, Vradiata_ver6, whole genome shotgun sequence harbors:
- the LOC106766918 gene encoding transcription factor bHLH112; amino-acid sequence: MAEEFQARICGENWWSSSIDSARSVFPVSSSPIASSPCSVAAHNDAGIYSTRQTDLKATKCCVEETNNLLSNTYLGFSDAHKSPKTESARGSDSLLIDSTLQMMGFGLASSTSDNWNQHLLVRCNGRAESNFDSKLREETGIDSSNSQIRRDWNPKSFSCTGGGDQQIDNFKPLNQEFSVDYQNLCSITRNGLSSNRDFAIGSSTYGNPSTLRSLYEPDPDPQLPQHSLFTNRSMSYSSKASYGTPCTELTPTWSKVTTFLKPTTIAKQHPIGLHFSNNTTFWTASADALHDIRAGTFASSQSQYQSPTFDQEKPNCPSTLLNKLNSEETLDSATMAKKDACEPALKRPRIETPSPLPTFKVRKEKLGDRVTALQQLVSPFGKTDTASVLHEAIEYIKFLHDQVNVLSTSYMKNGAPIQPQQVCDDLKESEGAHEDLKSRGLCLVPISSTFPVATETSSSAELWTPTFRGALLR